The following coding sequences lie in one Sporolituus thermophilus DSM 23256 genomic window:
- a CDS encoding YmaF family protein, translating to MEDNSNRGQTHVHEFEGSTFIAEEEEEPHNHRFAGVTSEVIPFGDSHVHEVSTNTDFFEDHHHEVGVRTGPAIPVGPNKHVHFVYGKTTVEDRHFHKFVFATQIEDPLVWDD from the coding sequence ATGGAAGATAATAGCAATCGCGGCCAGACCCATGTTCATGAATTTGAAGGGAGCACCTTTATCGCCGAAGAAGAGGAAGAGCCGCATAATCACCGTTTTGCCGGGGTAACAAGTGAAGTAATACCGTTTGGAGACAGTCACGTACACGAAGTATCAACAAATACCGACTTTTTTGAGGATCACCATCACGAAGTAGGAGTTAGGACGGGTCCTGCAATCCCGGTAGGTCCTAATAAACATGTCCATTTCGTATATGGCAAAACCACCGTAGAAGATAGACATTTTCATAAATTTGTATTTGCTACTCAAATTGAAGATCCCCTCGTATGGGATGACTAG
- a CDS encoding YitT family protein codes for MSKQGGTIKGIIKKYVLLFIGAIIAAIGLEIFLIPNQIIDGGIIGISIMASHLTQVPLSLFVILFNLPFLYIGYMQIGRTFALSTLFSICSLSFWLAFFRPIPGLTQDLFLASVFGGIILGIGVGLIIRYGGSLDGTEIIAIILDKRTGFSVGEIIMFCNVFILGSAGLVFSWDRAMYSMVAYFVAFKLIDITIEGLDESKGVIIVSDKAEEIAEALMARLGRGATFLHGRGAYSGEAKNVLYSVITRLEISKLKSIVDEIDEDAFVTINEVHEVMGGRFKKKAIH; via the coding sequence ATGTCTAAACAGGGTGGAACGATAAAAGGGATAATCAAAAAATATGTATTATTGTTTATCGGCGCCATCATTGCCGCCATTGGTCTGGAAATCTTTTTAATCCCCAATCAAATTATTGACGGCGGCATTATTGGCATCTCGATAATGGCCAGCCATTTGACGCAAGTGCCGCTGAGTTTGTTTGTCATCCTTTTTAACTTACCGTTTTTATATATCGGGTATATGCAGATTGGCAGGACGTTTGCGCTCTCAACGCTATTTTCCATTTGCTCACTGTCCTTTTGGCTAGCATTCTTTCGGCCCATCCCGGGATTAACGCAAGACTTGTTTCTCGCCTCCGTATTCGGCGGCATCATCCTGGGCATTGGCGTAGGACTAATCATCCGCTACGGCGGTTCGCTCGACGGTACGGAAATCATCGCCATTATTTTAGACAAGCGCACCGGCTTTTCTGTCGGCGAGATTATCATGTTTTGTAATGTGTTTATTTTGGGCAGCGCTGGCCTTGTCTTTTCCTGGGACCGGGCAATGTATTCAATGGTGGCTTACTTTGTAGCGTTTAAGCTGATTGACATCACTATCGAGGGCCTGGATGAATCGAAAGGCGTTATTATTGTCTCAGATAAAGCGGAAGAAATTGCGGAAGCATTAATGGCCCGCCTTGGCCGGGGGGCTACCTTTCTCCACGGCCGGGGCGCTTATTCCGGCGAAGCCAAAAATGTGTTGTACTCGGTAATAACCAGGCTGGAAATATCGAAGTTAAAGTCAATAGTCGACGAAATCGACGAGGATGCTTTCGTCACCATTAATGAAGTCCATGAAGTGATGGGCGGGAGATTTAAAAAGAAGGCCATCCATTAA
- the splB gene encoding spore photoproduct lyase has product MKPFLPKRVFFEPKALDYSLGRRLYDFFRQKDIEARMTASHNRVTGIPGKTVREGYREAKETLVIGVRKSGSFATCKPSAHYQLPLATSCPGMCEYCYLATTLGKKPYLRVYVNIEEILDQAQAYINERAPEITVFEGSATSDPVPTEYLTGALKRTIEFFGRQELGRFRFVTKYSQVESLLNADHNGHTRFRFSLNAAAIIDRYEHRTASMAERVEAAAKVARAGYPLGFIVAPIFVYPGWEQDYQAMFSALDAQLPLDARKDVTFEFISHRFTTRAKANILEIFPQTTLPLNEQDRKFKFGQFGYGKYVYTAEVMQAVKTFMQRQVAAYFPEAKTEYFV; this is encoded by the coding sequence TTGAAGCCTTTCCTCCCCAAGCGCGTTTTTTTTGAACCTAAGGCGTTGGACTATAGTTTGGGGCGCCGGTTATATGACTTTTTCCGTCAAAAAGACATTGAGGCGCGTATGACGGCGTCGCACAACCGCGTAACGGGTATCCCGGGTAAGACAGTCCGGGAGGGTTACCGTGAGGCCAAAGAGACATTAGTTATCGGCGTCAGAAAAAGCGGCAGCTTTGCCACCTGCAAGCCTTCGGCCCACTATCAGCTCCCGCTGGCAACCAGTTGTCCCGGCATGTGCGAATATTGTTATCTTGCCACGACGCTAGGCAAAAAACCGTACTTGCGCGTTTATGTCAATATCGAGGAAATCCTCGATCAAGCGCAGGCGTATATTAACGAGCGGGCGCCGGAAATTACCGTTTTTGAGGGTTCAGCTACCTCCGACCCTGTCCCGACGGAATACCTTACCGGAGCCCTCAAGCGGACCATTGAGTTTTTCGGCCGGCAGGAGTTAGGGCGGTTTCGGTTTGTTACCAAGTACAGCCAGGTCGAATCGCTGTTAAACGCCGACCATAACGGGCACACGCGCTTTAGATTCAGTCTTAATGCGGCGGCCATTATCGACCGCTATGAACACCGCACGGCCTCAATGGCCGAAAGGGTGGAAGCGGCGGCGAAGGTCGCCCGGGCCGGCTACCCGCTAGGGTTTATTGTTGCGCCGATCTTCGTTTATCCGGGCTGGGAGCAGGATTATCAGGCAATGTTTTCTGCCCTTGACGCCCAGCTGCCCCTTGACGCCCGGAAAGACGTTACGTTTGAGTTTATCAGCCACCGGTTCACCACCCGGGCCAAAGCAAATATTCTGGAGATATTTCCCCAAACCACCCTGCCTCTCAATGAACAAGACCGCAAGTTTAAATTCGGCCAGTTTGGCTATGGAAAGTATGTGTATACCGCCGAGGTTATGCAGGCCGTAAAAACCTTCATGCAGCGCCAGGTAGCCGCCTATTTCCCTGAGGCGAAGACAGAGTATTTCGTCTAG